In Thermus caldifontis, one genomic interval encodes:
- the serS gene encoding serine--tRNA ligase, producing the protein MVDLRHLRRNPEVYREAIRLKGVALDLDGLLALDAEVQGLKARLQDLQTERNRIAKEVPKAAPEARPALIAQGKALAEEAKGVEEALREKEARLWELLLHVPLPPWPGAPVGPDDSANVEIRRVGNPPDFSFPPLDHVSLLEKNGWWEPRISRVSGSRTYALKGDLALYELALIRFAMDYMVRKGYTPLTLPSYAREKAFIGTGHFPAARDQVWPIAGTDLYLTGTAEVVLNALHSGEILGLEELPKRYAGYAPAFRSEAGSFGKDVRGLMRVHQFHKVEQYVLTEASLEASDQAFQELLQNAEEILGLLELPYRLLEVSTGDMGPGKWRQVDLEVWVPSEGRYRETHSCSALLDWQARRADLRYRDGEGKVRYAYTLNNTALATPRILVMLLENHQLEDGRVRVPKALVPYLGKEVLEPCA; encoded by the coding sequence ATGGTGGACCTAAGGCATCTTCGCCGCAACCCTGAGGTCTATCGGGAAGCCATCCGCCTCAAAGGGGTAGCCCTGGACCTGGATGGGCTTTTGGCCTTAGACGCTGAGGTCCAGGGCCTAAAGGCCCGGCTCCAAGACCTCCAGACCGAGCGCAACCGTATCGCCAAGGAGGTGCCCAAAGCCGCCCCTGAGGCCAGACCTGCCCTCATCGCCCAGGGCAAGGCCTTGGCGGAGGAGGCCAAGGGGGTGGAGGAGGCCTTGCGGGAAAAGGAGGCAAGGCTTTGGGAGCTTCTCCTACACGTACCCCTACCCCCTTGGCCGGGGGCCCCCGTGGGGCCTGACGACTCCGCCAACGTGGAGATCCGGCGGGTGGGGAACCCTCCGGACTTCTCCTTCCCTCCCCTGGACCACGTGAGCCTGCTGGAGAAAAACGGCTGGTGGGAGCCCAGGATCAGCCGGGTTTCGGGAAGCCGCACCTACGCCCTAAAGGGGGATCTCGCCCTCTATGAGCTCGCCCTGATCCGCTTCGCCATGGACTATATGGTGCGAAAGGGCTATACCCCCTTGACCCTACCCTCCTACGCCAGGGAAAAGGCCTTTATCGGCACCGGCCACTTCCCGGCCGCCCGGGACCAGGTCTGGCCCATCGCCGGCACGGACCTCTACCTCACGGGCACCGCCGAGGTGGTTCTAAACGCCCTCCATAGCGGGGAGATCCTGGGGCTCGAGGAGCTTCCCAAGCGCTACGCCGGCTACGCCCCCGCCTTCCGCTCGGAGGCGGGAAGCTTCGGCAAGGACGTGCGCGGCCTCATGCGGGTGCACCAGTTCCACAAGGTGGAGCAGTACGTGCTGACCGAGGCCAGCCTCGAGGCCTCAGATCAAGCCTTTCAGGAACTCTTACAAAACGCCGAGGAGATCCTGGGGCTTCTGGAACTTCCCTACCGCCTCCTGGAAGTTTCCACTGGGGACATGGGCCCGGGAAAGTGGCGCCAGGTGGACCTGGAGGTCTGGGTGCCCTCGGAAGGGCGCTACCGGGAAACCCACTCCTGCTCGGCCCTCCTGGACTGGCAGGCCAGGCGGGCAGACCTCCGCTACCGGGATGGGGAGGGCAAGGTGCGTTACGCCTACACCCTCAATAACACCGCCCTGGCCACTCCCCGCATCCTGGTGATGCTTTTGGAAAACCACCAGCTTGAAGACGGCCGGGTGCGGGTGCCTAAGGCCCTGGTCCCCTACCTGGGCAAGGAGGTGCTGGAGCCATGCGCCTAG
- the gatC gene encoding Asp-tRNA(Asn)/Glu-tRNA(Gln) amidotransferase subunit GatC produces MELSPELLRKLEALAKIRLSPEEEALLLTDLKGILEFVDALPQVGEAGEEEAQGHLREDEPLPSLAQEEALKAAPEAEEGFFRVPKVLE; encoded by the coding sequence ATGGAGCTATCCCCTGAGCTGCTTCGCAAACTGGAAGCCTTGGCCAAAATCCGGCTTTCCCCTGAGGAGGAGGCCTTGCTGCTCACGGACCTCAAGGGCATCCTGGAGTTCGTAGACGCCCTTCCCCAGGTGGGGGAAGCTGGGGAGGAGGAGGCCCAAGGCCACCTGAGGGAGGATGAGCCCCTTCCTTCCCTCGCCCAGGAAGAGGCCCTAAAGGCGGCCCCGGAGGCGGAGGAAGGGTTTTTCCGCGTCCCCAAGGTGCTGGAGTAG
- a CDS encoding DUF554 domain-containing protein → MELSLLDKLSGTLTNAATVTLGTGLGLLLRGRLPERMARIMVQGVGLTTLFIGFSMAGALGKARGGAMDGVVLGLIALVLGGLLGEWWRIEEGLEGIGERIKQAVRGGGSFTEGFVAASLLFCVGPMTLLGSIQNGLTGDPSLLLLKATLDGLSAIALTSSFGIGVGFSVLVILGYQGGIALLAGTLSQVLPDPAQDPRVLLVTGVGGLMVLGVGINLLGLTKVRVGSFLPALLLAPLVWALAEWLS, encoded by the coding sequence ATGGAGCTCAGCCTTCTGGACAAGCTCTCGGGGACCCTGACCAACGCCGCCACCGTGACCCTGGGCACGGGGTTGGGTCTTTTGTTACGGGGCCGGCTACCCGAGCGCATGGCCCGCATCATGGTCCAGGGGGTGGGGCTCACCACCCTTTTCATCGGGTTCTCCATGGCGGGCGCCCTGGGAAAAGCCAGGGGTGGGGCCATGGACGGGGTTGTCCTGGGGCTCATCGCCCTGGTCCTGGGGGGGCTTTTGGGGGAGTGGTGGCGGATTGAGGAGGGCCTCGAGGGCATCGGGGAGAGGATCAAGCAGGCGGTACGGGGAGGCGGAAGCTTCACCGAAGGTTTTGTGGCCGCAAGCCTTCTCTTCTGCGTGGGGCCCATGACCCTCCTTGGCTCCATCCAAAATGGCCTTACGGGTGACCCCAGCCTTCTTCTCCTAAAGGCCACCCTGGACGGGCTTTCCGCCATCGCCCTCACCAGCTCCTTCGGCATCGGCGTGGGGTTTAGCGTCCTGGTGATCCTGGGCTACCAGGGAGGGATCGCCCTGCTGGCGGGTACCCTAAGCCAGGTCCTCCCCGACCCCGCCCAGGACCCCCGGGTCCTCCTGGTGACCGGGGTGGGGGGGCTTATGGTCCTAGGGGTGGGGATCAACCTCCTGGGCCTCACCAAGGTGCGGGTGGGCTCCTTCCTCCCTGCCCTTCTCCTGGCCCCTTTGGTCTGGGCCTTAGCCGAGTGGCTTTCGTAG
- the mnmD gene encoding tRNA (5-methylaminomethyl-2-thiouridine)(34)-methyltransferase MnmD, with translation MEPLLTQDGTPTLFHPGYGEAYHPRQGALLQARRLYLEKTLTHLHPAPRVLEVGLGLLVNFRTTLESALERGVYLRYLAVEREPLPRDLLAQVRLPLPRAEEVFAEILKGWPQACFRGPWGELCILFGEVEALELPRDWATAVYLDPFSPRANPGPWSLAVLQKLRRALRRGGRLATYSAQGGFRRSLKAAGFALHRVPALGKREWTVGIALKAPPG, from the coding sequence GTGGAGCCCCTTCTCACCCAGGATGGCACCCCTACCCTGTTCCACCCCGGCTATGGGGAGGCCTACCATCCCCGGCAGGGGGCCCTGCTCCAAGCCAGGCGGCTTTACCTGGAGAAGACCCTAACCCACCTGCACCCGGCCCCTAGGGTCCTCGAGGTGGGCCTGGGGCTTTTGGTAAACTTTCGCACCACCCTGGAAAGTGCCCTGGAAAGAGGGGTCTACCTCCGCTATCTGGCCGTGGAACGGGAGCCCCTACCCCGGGACCTTTTAGCCCAGGTGCGCCTTCCCCTCCCCCGGGCGGAGGAGGTGTTTGCCGAGATCCTCAAGGGTTGGCCTCAGGCCTGTTTCCGGGGGCCTTGGGGGGAGCTTTGCATCCTCTTTGGGGAGGTGGAGGCGCTGGAACTTCCCCGGGATTGGGCCACGGCGGTTTACCTGGACCCCTTCAGCCCTCGGGCAAACCCAGGGCCCTGGTCTTTGGCTGTTTTGCAGAAGCTTCGCCGGGCCTTGCGGCGTGGTGGGAGGCTGGCCACGTACTCTGCCCAAGGGGGCTTCCGCAGGAGCCTTAAGGCGGCAGGGTTTGCCCTTCACCGGGTGCCGGCTTTGGGGAAGCGGGAGTGGACGGTGGGAATCGCCTTAAAAGCTCCTCCCGGCTGA